The proteins below are encoded in one region of Hordeum vulgare subsp. vulgare chromosome 3H, MorexV3_pseudomolecules_assembly, whole genome shotgun sequence:
- the LOC123444322 gene encoding CASP-like protein 3A1 produces the protein MNTKPQPGATRMGSFANGQNGSELGIQTPATGSNAALEPPTTSAAAPRCPRLGMAMVAARAAALVMALLSVSLMVSAKQRGTLAIFGIEIPLYAKWSLSDSLQSLVGISAAAAAYSLAQLLSIAHTALKKAPVVPSRRYAWMLLAGDQVFAYAMLSAGSAAAAVANLNRTGVRHTALPNFCKPLPRFCDLSAASIACAFLGCAFLAASAVIDVIWLSRL, from the exons atgaacacaaaaccacaGCCAGGAGCAACACGGATGGGCTCCTTTGCCAACGGCCAGAATGGTTCGGAGCTTGGCATCCAGACGCCAGCCACGGGGAGCAACGCGGCGCTGGAGCCTCCCACAACATCTGCTGCAGCACCAAGATGTCCACGGCTGGGCATGGCCATGGTGGCAGCCAGAGCTGCAGCCCTGGTGATGGCTCTGCTCTCAGTGTCGCTCATGGTCTCCGCCAAGCAACGGGGCACTCTCGCCATCTTTGGCATCGAGATTCCACTCTATGCCAAATGGTCCCTCTCCGATTCCCTGCA ATCCTTGGTTGGGATATCCGCGGCGGCAGCTGCCTACTCTCTGGCACAGCTTCTGTCGATTGCACACACGGCCTTGAAGAAAGCCCCTGTGGTTCCGTCCAGGCGCTATGCCTGGATGCTGTTGGCTGGTGATCAG GTGTTTGCTTATGCGATGCTGAGCGCGGGatcagcggcggcggcggtggcgaacTTGAACCGCACCGGCGTCCGGCACACGGCGCTCCCCAACTTCTGCAAGCCTTTGCCACGTTTCTGCGACCTATCGGCGGCCTCCATCGCGTGCGCCTTTCTCGGCTGCGCCTTCCTCGCGGCGTCCGCCGTGATCGATGTTATCTGGCTGTCAAGGCTGTGA
- the LOC123444321 gene encoding ultraviolet-B receptor UVR8: MPPKVSAVAAGEAHTLALTGDGEVYSWGRGTFGRLGTGREADVHVPTAVLPAVAAAAAGRPRPRFVAVAAGAYHSLALDDEGSLWSWGYNIYGQLGYGEENSLSPCLVDGFQDLGSPETLQDEAQDTLARTPLKLSSVKAGGMMSFAIDSLGALWMWGNCPQQTDDGEFYIAATSAPLPVWDFHGHTVVKVACGNEHVVAAVSAGETYTGGDLVCYSWGNNNHGQLGLGDKESRSRPMLIPEFGEGSSWEVYEIACGAWHTAVLTNKKSFDQDLESRCWTFGIGDNGQLGHGTTATTCSPQPVDGLPTGSFLISLDCGLFHTAVVSSDGEVWCWGMERGLGLCPDASFSGMDAGDALHPIRVQSPETNGFKFLGPVQVACGAAHTVLVAGDGYRMWAWGRGRSGVLGRDQTTDSYTPCVVMWPPLDENFQEIHGDQAQASTSRANDRTNTELELKLSAASEELQFLRSKLTLMERYANILHISIFRKPMDERTLPRSLQESAVFDIRKEFENILDSSDTDELARLEMFYRSMLSGVKDKLLKRKVEVMVQECIVSLSAGRQTPRGQ, translated from the exons ATGCCGCCCAAGGTGTCGGCGGTCGCCGCCGGCGAGGCCCACACGCTCGCGCTCACCG GTGACGGGGAGGTGTACTCATGGGGGCGGGGGACGTTCGGCCGCCTCGGCACCGGCCGCGAGGCGGACGTGCACGTGCCCACCGCTGTCTTGCCCGCCGTCGCCGCTGCTGCtgcggggaggccgcggcccaggttcgtcgccgtcgccgccggcgCGTACCACAGCCTCGCGCTCGACG ACGAAGGCTCACTCTGGTCATGGGGCTACAATATCT ACGGTCAGCTTGGCTATGGGGAAGAGAATTCCCTTTCTCCATGTTTGGTTGACGGTTTTCAAGATTTGGGCTCTCCTGAAACACTGCAGGATGAAGCACAAGACACGCTTGCACGGACTCCTTTGAAG TTGTCTTCCGTGAAAGCTGGGGGCATGATGTCGTTTGCCATAGACAGTCTTGGGGCCCTGTGGATGTGGGGAAATTGCCCCCAGCAGACTGATGATGGGGAGTTCTACATAGCAGCTACCTCAGCCCCACTGCCTGTGTGGGATTTCCATGGTCACACTGTAGTGAAGGTTGCCTGCGGTAATGAACATGTCGTGGCTGCTGTTAGCGCTGGAGAGACATATACAGGAGGTGACCTTGTCTGTTATTCCTGGGGCAACAACAACCATGGGCAGTTGGGTCTGGGTGACAAGGAAAGTAGGTCTCGTCCCATGCTTATCCCAGAATTTGGTGAAGGTTCTTCATGGGAGGTGTATGAAATTGCATGCGGAGCTTGGCACACCGCTGTGCTCACCAACAAGAAGTCTTTTGATCAGGATCTTGAATCTCGGTGCTGGACATTTGGCATTGGTGACAATGGGCAGCTTGGCCATGGAACAACTGCCACCACCTGCTCCCCGCAGCCAGTTGATGGCTTACCCACTGGTTCCTTCCTCATCTCTCTTGATTGTGGATTGTTCCACACTGCAGTAGTCTCCTCCGATGGAGAGGTGTGGTGCTGGGGAATGGAGAGAGGCCTGGGATTGTGCCCAGATGCTAGCTTTTCAGGAATGGACGCAGGGGATGCTCTACATCCCATAAGAGTTCAGTCTCCTGAGACAAATGGGTTCAAGTTTCTGGGTCCAGTGCAGGTTGCCTGTGGAGCTGCCCACACTGTTCTTGTTGCTGGTGACGGGTACAGGATGTGGGCATGGGGCCGAGGCCGCAGCGGCGTGCTCGGGAGAGACCAGACTACTGACAGTTACACTCCATGCGTTGTGATGTGGCCTCCTCTTGATGAGAACTTCCAAGAGATTCATGGGGACCAAGCGCAGGCCTCGACATCAAGAGCGAATGATCGCACTAacactgagctggagctgaagttATCTGCTGCCTCGGAGGAGCTACAGTTCCTTAGGTCAAAACTGACACTCATGGAGAGATATGCCAACATACTTCACATTTCAATATTCCGCAAGCCGATGGACGAACGGACGCTTCCTCGTTCGCTTCAAGAGTCTGCTGTCTTTGATATCAGGAAGGAATTTGAGAACATCTTGGATTCGTCAGATACCGATGAACTCGCTCGCCTGGAGATGTTTTACCGTAGCATGCTTTCTGGTGTGAAGGACAAGCTTCTCAAGAGAAAAGTTGAAGTGATGGTCCAAGAATGCATTGTTTCACTATCTGCAGGGAGGCAAACCCCGCGTGGTCAGTGA